The DNA sequence CCAAGTTTGGCGAAGTGATTCAGAGTGAGAAGAAACTCACCGATGAAGCAGAAGGCTTGTTAAAAGAAGCGATCGCTGAATATAAGCAAACCTTCTTGGTGTCTGCCTAGTCTTCAGATAGTGGATAGTCGATCCCTATCCACTATTCCCTGTCCCTATCTCCTTGTCTTTCCTATGCCAAATCTTAAAGCGATCCGCGATCGCATCAAATCCGTTAAAAATACTCGCAAAATTACGGAAGCTATGCGTTTGGTGGCCGCAGCAAAAGTGCGTCGCGCCCAAGAACAAGTGTTAGCCACCCGTCCTTTTGCTGACCGTTTGGCTCAAGTTCTGTATCGTCTGCAAAGTCGTCTTCAGTTTGAAGATGTTGACCTCGAACTACTCAAAAATCGGGATGTAAAAACCGTTGGGTTAATTGTCTTTTCCGGCGATCGCGGTCTCTGTGGCGCATACAATGGTAACGTCATCCGTCGCGCTGAAATGCGAGCCAAAGAACTCGAACAAGAAGGCCTCAAATATGAATATGCCCTCTTAGGTCGCAAAGCTGGTCAATACTTCCAACGTCGGAATGTCCCCATTGCCACCACCCGCACAGATCTAGGACAAATACCAAGCGCTGAAGAAGCAGACGAAATTGTTGATACCATTCTCGGATGGTTCATCTCTGGTAAAGTAGACCGGGTAGAACTGATCTATACCAAATTCGTCTCCCTAATTAGCTCCAGACCCGTTATTCAAACCCTACTCCCCTTAACTCCCCAAGGGTTAGAAGTGGTTGATGATGAAGTCTTTCGCCTAACCACATCCAATGGTAGCTTCAATGTGGCTAGAGAAAAAGTGACTTCTTCTTCGTCTGAAGCGACTTTCCCCAGAGATATGATCTTTGAGCAAGATCCCGTGCAAATTCTGGAAGCTCTCCTACCCCTATTCATTAAAAACCAATTCCTACGCGCCCTGCAAGAATCAGCCGCTAGTGAATTAGCTGCTCGGATGACAGCGATGAGTAGTGCTTCGGATAACGCCAGTCAAATGATTAACACGCTTACCCTGTCCTATAACAAGGCTCGGCAAGCCGCCATTACCCAAGAACTCCTAGAAGTCGTCGGTGGAGCCGAAGCTCTCAACTAGGTTGAGCGCTACGCGCTAGTAATGGATAATTCGGTATATTTGTCAATCGGTGCGGCCTAATGGTATATAGGCTGTGCCGATATTTTTATGTCTTTAAGGATAAGGTAAGGTATATCGCTCTTCTGTTCTTCTGTCACTTTCGGAGAT is a window from the Roseofilum reptotaenium CS-1145 genome containing:
- a CDS encoding F0F1 ATP synthase subunit gamma, yielding MPNLKAIRDRIKSVKNTRKITEAMRLVAAAKVRRAQEQVLATRPFADRLAQVLYRLQSRLQFEDVDLELLKNRDVKTVGLIVFSGDRGLCGAYNGNVIRRAEMRAKELEQEGLKYEYALLGRKAGQYFQRRNVPIATTRTDLGQIPSAEEADEIVDTILGWFISGKVDRVELIYTKFVSLISSRPVIQTLLPLTPQGLEVVDDEVFRLTTSNGSFNVAREKVTSSSSEATFPRDMIFEQDPVQILEALLPLFIKNQFLRALQESAASELAARMTAMSSASDNASQMINTLTLSYNKARQAAITQELLEVVGGAEALN